One window of Candidatus Margulisiibacteriota bacterium genomic DNA carries:
- a CDS encoding aspartate carbamoyltransferase catalytic subunit, translated as MNYGKTNKKKNLLGLKDLSRQDIENILQQATLFKEIFNRPVKKLPTLQNKVLVPLFYEASTRTKASFDMAMKMLGAGSLGFAVQTSSISKGETLIDTVKNLESMGIDGIIVRHNMAGAAQLIANNVNISVINAGDGFNEHPTQALLDMFTMIEEKGYIEGKKVAIIGDIYHSRVARSNIWGLTKLGAKVVVCGPPSLIPEGIETMGVTVTHKVEEAIDGADFINVLRVQFERQKGNFFPSVREYYREYGITPQRLKKAKDDVILMHPGPMNRGIEISTEVADGPYNVILEQVKNGVSVRMAVLYLLLMGGL; from the coding sequence GTGAATTACGGTAAAACCAACAAAAAGAAAAACTTACTCGGTCTTAAAGATTTATCCCGTCAGGACATAGAAAATATTCTTCAACAGGCAACTCTTTTCAAAGAAATTTTTAATCGGCCAGTTAAAAAGCTCCCTACCTTACAAAACAAGGTTCTTGTTCCGCTGTTTTATGAGGCCAGCACCAGGACAAAGGCCAGCTTTGACATGGCTATGAAAATGTTGGGGGCAGGTTCGCTGGGTTTTGCAGTACAGACCAGCAGCATCTCCAAAGGCGAAACACTTATCGATACAGTTAAGAACCTCGAATCCATGGGTATTGACGGAATTATAGTCCGGCATAATATGGCCGGAGCCGCTCAACTGATCGCCAATAATGTTAACATTTCGGTTATAAATGCCGGTGACGGTTTTAACGAACATCCCACACAGGCCTTGCTGGACATGTTTACCATGATCGAAGAAAAAGGTTATATTGAGGGGAAAAAAGTAGCGATTATAGGCGATATTTATCACAGCCGTGTAGCCAGGTCCAATATCTGGGGCCTTACCAAATTGGGTGCTAAAGTAGTAGTTTGCGGTCCGCCTTCGCTAATTCCCGAAGGTATTGAAACCATGGGAGTTACGGTTACACATAAAGTGGAAGAAGCCATTGATGGCGCTGATTTCATCAATGTACTCAGGGTACAGTTCGAACGGCAGAAAGGTAATTTCTTCCCCAGCGTACGTGAATACTACAGGGAATATGGAATAACCCCCCAGCGTTTGAAAAAAGCCAAAGATGACGTTATACTGATGCATCCCGGGCCTATGAACAGAGGTATTGAGATCAGTACAGAAGTGGCAGACGGTCCCTATAATGTAATATTGGAACAGGTTAAAAACGGGGTTTCCGTTCGTATGGCGGTTTTATATTTGCTGCTCATGGGAGGATTATAA
- a CDS encoding dihydroorotase, with protein sequence MSDILFKNAVIVNPDGQSKKDVLVSAGKVLEIADEIAVKKNYEVINLEGAYLCPGFIDMHVHLREPGHEEKESLATGLSAAVHGGITAVCTMPNTNPVIDNEHFIKFLIDKAWEINKAKLYPIGSITKKLEGQELSEMASMVKAGAVAFSDDGQPVENMLVLRRALQYIKPYNKVLVLHCENKLLSYEGAMNEGKYSTILGLPGIHRSSEEAAIAQSMEVAKYFGRIHIAHVSTQGSVELIRQAKQRGIQVTAETAPHYFTLTEEAVKDYNTNCKMNPPLRTEADRIAIIEGIKDGTIDVIATDHAPHTLDDKNKEFNIAAFGIIGLETAVMLAMQVLVGEGKIPLETVVRCFSTNPANIIGINSGYIKQGSVADLTIISPNKKWEIKESMFYSKSKNSPFIKMKGTGKAVMTVVNGNIVWRE encoded by the coding sequence ATGTCAGATATACTGTTTAAGAACGCTGTTATAGTCAATCCTGACGGCCAAAGCAAAAAAGATGTACTTGTTTCCGCAGGTAAAGTGCTGGAAATTGCCGACGAAATTGCTGTCAAAAAGAACTACGAAGTTATAAATCTTGAAGGTGCTTATCTTTGCCCCGGTTTTATAGATATGCATGTGCATTTGCGCGAACCCGGTCATGAAGAAAAAGAATCTCTGGCAACCGGTCTGTCCGCGGCAGTACATGGTGGCATTACGGCTGTCTGCACTATGCCCAATACCAATCCGGTTATAGATAATGAACATTTTATAAAATTTTTGATTGATAAAGCCTGGGAGATTAATAAGGCCAAGCTTTACCCGATCGGCAGCATAACCAAAAAGCTGGAAGGTCAGGAACTGAGCGAGATGGCTTCTATGGTCAAAGCCGGAGCGGTGGCTTTTTCCGATGACGGTCAGCCTGTTGAAAATATGCTGGTTCTGAGAAGGGCCCTGCAATATATTAAACCTTATAATAAAGTATTGGTTCTACATTGCGAGAACAAACTGCTCAGTTATGAAGGTGCCATGAATGAAGGAAAGTACTCCACAATTTTAGGTTTGCCAGGTATTCACCGGTCATCCGAAGAAGCAGCAATTGCTCAGAGTATGGAAGTGGCAAAATATTTCGGTCGGATTCATATCGCTCATGTGAGTACCCAAGGGTCTGTAGAATTAATCCGTCAGGCCAAACAGCGTGGTATTCAGGTAACAGCTGAGACAGCGCCGCATTATTTTACACTCACCGAAGAAGCGGTAAAAGACTATAATACCAATTGCAAAATGAACCCGCCCCTGCGTACGGAAGCTGATCGTATTGCTATTATTGAGGGTATTAAGGATGGTACAATCGATGTAATTGCTACTGATCATGCTCCGCATACACTGGATGACAAAAATAAAGAGTTTAATATTGCCGCTTTCGGGATCATCGGGCTGGAAACAGCTGTCATGCTAGCCATGCAGGTTCTGGTAGGGGAAGGAAAAATTCCTTTGGAAACAGTTGTCAGATGCTTTTCCACTAACCCGGCAAATATAATCGGTATCAACAGCGGGTATATAAAACAAGGAAGTGTAGCCGATTTAACAATTATTTCTCCCAATAAAAAATGGGAAATAAAAGAAAGTATGTTTTACTCCAAAAGTAAAAACTCTCCTTTTATTAAAATGAAAGGAACAGGAAAGGCTGTAATGACCGTAGTTAACGGGAACATAGTTTGGAGAGAATAA
- the carA gene encoding glutamine-hydrolyzing carbamoyl-phosphate synthase small subunit, producing MKQEKTILVLEDGRYFEGSSFGATGEVIGEVVFNTCMSGYQEVLTDPSYKYQIVCMTYPLIGNYGVNKEDVESNGVQVSGFVVKEYSKSFSNYRADGNLDDYLKSQKVMGIQGIDTRALTSHIRDKGAMLGIISTLETDPKVLQKKLQHAPKMTGMDLVKDVTVSKEYSFSDRSDCNLLAYPDVKTKGKFKVAVYDYGCKRNILRKLNDRGCELRIFPAQKKVQDIIKEYKPDGFFLSNGPGDPAAVSYAIENVKELIKESIPTFGICLGHQIIGLALGAKTFKLKFGHRGGNQPVKNMATGRVEIASQNHGFAIDPDTVDKDTVISHINLNDQTVEGLYHKKYPLFSVQYHPEASPGPHDSDYLFDEFIELMKTR from the coding sequence ATGAAACAGGAAAAGACTATACTGGTGCTGGAAGACGGCAGATACTTTGAGGGTAGCAGTTTTGGCGCAACCGGAGAAGTAATCGGAGAAGTCGTATTTAATACCTGTATGTCAGGATATCAGGAAGTGCTTACTGACCCATCCTATAAATATCAGATAGTTTGCATGACCTATCCGCTTATTGGAAATTACGGTGTTAATAAGGAAGATGTGGAATCAAACGGAGTGCAGGTTAGCGGTTTTGTTGTCAAAGAATACAGCAAATCATTTTCTAACTATCGTGCTGACGGAAATTTGGACGATTATTTAAAATCGCAAAAAGTAATGGGCATTCAGGGTATAGATACACGGGCGCTAACCAGCCATATCCGTGATAAAGGCGCCATGTTGGGAATAATATCCACTCTGGAAACTGACCCTAAAGTATTACAAAAAAAGTTGCAACATGCTCCCAAGATGACCGGTATGGATCTGGTCAAAGATGTAACCGTGAGCAAGGAATATAGTTTTTCCGATAGGTCTGACTGTAATTTGTTGGCTTATCCTGATGTTAAAACTAAAGGCAAATTTAAAGTAGCGGTTTATGATTATGGTTGCAAACGAAATATATTAAGAAAGCTTAATGACAGAGGCTGTGAGCTAAGAATTTTCCCAGCGCAGAAAAAAGTTCAGGATATTATTAAAGAATACAAACCGGACGGTTTTTTCCTGTCGAACGGCCCAGGCGACCCGGCGGCAGTTTCTTATGCCATTGAAAATGTTAAAGAGTTGATCAAAGAGAGTATCCCTACCTTTGGAATATGTTTGGGGCATCAGATCATAGGTCTGGCGCTGGGCGCGAAAACATTCAAGTTGAAATTCGGTCACCGCGGCGGCAATCAACCTGTAAAAAATATGGCAACCGGCAGAGTCGAAATAGCTTCACAAAACCATGGTTTCGCGATTGATCCCGATACAGTAGATAAAGACACTGTTATTTCGCATATCAATCTGAATGATCAGACAGTGGAAGGGTTATATCATAAAAAATATCCTTTGTTTTCTGTGCAGTACCATCCTGAAGCGTCTCCCGGGCCTCATGACAGTGACTATCTTTTTGACGAGTTTATCGAACTTATGAAAACCAGATGA
- the xseA gene encoding exodeoxyribonuclease VII large subunit, whose protein sequence is MTEKVFTVSEITRYLKNSIEKDAQLQSLWILGEVSNVRSYQFGNQLYFTLKDESAQISCVIFSSYHPSFELKDNMQVIARGKVSVYEKRGVYTFQVYYLEPSGIGALAIAFEQLKQKLGKEGLFNEEYKKAIPLYPRRVAIVTSPTGAALHDVVATIRSRNQSVQIFIIPAVVQGDGAAASIVRGIEIANSYGDLDVLILARGGGSIEELWAFNEEVVARAIFNSKLPVISAIGHEVDFTIADFVADVRAATPTAAAVMVSLSKDEYIQYFTGYKEKIKHILINKLQEKQMFLADLNYDLSSAISLIIQRRKETLLILSTRLKGLDPMISINKGYVLVRKGNKIIKSVKDINPDDSVILSFHDGDISAIIR, encoded by the coding sequence ATGACCGAAAAAGTTTTTACGGTTTCGGAAATTACCCGTTATTTAAAAAATTCAATTGAAAAAGACGCTCAGCTGCAAAGCCTCTGGATACTCGGTGAAGTATCCAATGTCAGATCATATCAGTTTGGTAATCAGCTATATTTCACTTTAAAAGATGAATCGGCACAGATCAGTTGCGTTATTTTTTCATCATATCACCCTTCCTTCGAACTTAAAGATAATATGCAGGTCATAGCCCGGGGAAAAGTATCTGTTTATGAAAAGCGGGGAGTATATACTTTTCAGGTTTATTACCTCGAACCTTCAGGCATTGGTGCGCTGGCTATAGCCTTTGAACAGTTAAAACAAAAACTGGGGAAAGAGGGTTTATTTAACGAGGAATACAAAAAAGCCATTCCACTGTATCCCAGACGTGTTGCTATTGTTACATCACCTACCGGAGCGGCTTTGCATGATGTAGTAGCCACTATACGGTCGCGCAATCAGTCTGTACAGATTTTTATTATTCCCGCTGTAGTGCAGGGTGATGGAGCCGCTGCCAGTATTGTTCGCGGTATTGAAATCGCTAATAGTTATGGCGACCTGGATGTGCTCATTCTGGCCAGGGGTGGAGGCAGCATAGAGGAGCTCTGGGCATTTAATGAAGAAGTTGTCGCGCGGGCTATTTTTAATTCAAAACTTCCGGTTATATCGGCTATCGGGCATGAGGTAGATTTTACAATAGCCGATTTTGTTGCTGATGTCAGGGCCGCTACACCCACTGCCGCGGCTGTAATGGTTTCTTTATCCAAGGATGAATATATACAATACTTTACAGGTTATAAAGAAAAAATAAAGCATATTTTGATAAATAAATTGCAGGAAAAGCAAATGTTCCTTGCTGACTTGAATTATGATCTTTCTTCCGCAATATCACTTATTATTCAAAGAAGAAAAGAAACATTGCTGATATTAAGCACAAGATTAAAAGGCCTGGATCCGATGATTTCCATTAATAAAGGTTATGTCTTAGTTCGTAAAGGCAACAAGATAATCAAATCGGTAAAGGATATTAATCCTGACGATTCCGTCATTCTTAGCTTTCATGACGGTGATATTAGCGCCATTATTCGTTAA